From one Paramormyrops kingsleyae isolate MSU_618 chromosome 1, PKINGS_0.4, whole genome shotgun sequence genomic stretch:
- the LOC111850019 gene encoding alanine aminotransferase 2-like isoform X2, giving the protein MFGLGTINPNVRAIGGSQEHDLHRRAAQIRAELQQGVSKPFSDIIDVSSGDSHLTGMMPVTFVRQVIAACLCPALIHSDDLPVDVRRRAQDLLAQLDGESMGSYTDSCGAPNVQCSVAEFITRRDGGVPASPQNIFICGGSQRALALLLEILIPNDGPPYTGVLTPVPTYKTFTMLLEETGTVMVPYQLCEEQGWVLQIDELRRALRDSRGHCSPKVLYVINPGNPTGHVQTMKSIAEVIQFAAEEELFLLADEVYQDTVHGDNSEFISYKRVLFEMGGEFSETVQMASVHSASKGYMGECGLRAGYVELVNIDHTVMPFAEWLIGTKICAPVPGQVALDIMARPPQPGDASYVQYTQEVQAIQETLVHNVRRAQEVLNSLPGMSCQLPEAGIFVFPRLQFHPQVAEHAKAGVDADLLYSRRLLEDSGVCVSPGCEYGQRDGTHHLRLCVLIPTNTLDEMLTRLTRFHLRFMAEFF; this is encoded by the exons ATGTTTGGCCTTGGTACAATCAATCCGAATGTTCGGGCGATAGGAGGATCACAAGAGCATGACCTGCACAGACGAGCAGCCCAGATCAGAGCTGAGCTGCAGCAA GGTGTGAGTAAGCCTTTCAGTGACATCATTGATGTCTCATCTGGGGACTCCCACCTGACCGGCATGATGCCCGTGACCTTCGTGCGACAG GTGATCGCGGCGTGTCTTTGCCCGGCACTCATCCATTCAGACGACCTGCCTGTGGACGTGAGGCGGCGAGCCCAGGACCTGTTGGCACAGCTCGATGGGGAGAGCATGG GTTCATACACAGATTCATGTGGAGCACCcaatgtgcagtgcagtgtgGCTGAGTTCATCACCAGGCGAGACGGGGGGGTGCCTGCATCCCCTCAAAATATCTTCATCTGTGGAGGATCCCAGAGGGCCTTGGCG CTACTTTTGGAAATTCTCATTCCTAATGACGGGCCACCTTACACTGGGGTTCTAACACCAGTGCCAACATACAAAACGTTCACCATGCTCCTGGAAGAAACGGGCACTGTGATGGTACCTTATCAGCTGTGTGAGGAACAGGGCTGGGTGCTGCAAATAGATGAGCTGCGGAGAGCCCTCCGAGACTCAAGGGGGCACTGCAGTCCCAAAGTACTCTATGTTATCAACCCAGGGAACCCCACAG GTCATGTGCAAACTATGAAATCAATCGCAGAGGTTATTCAGTTTGCAGCTGAAGAGGAGCTCTTTCTTTTAGCTGATGAG GTGTATCAGGACACAGTGCATGGAGACAACAGTGAGTTTATCTCCTACAAAAGGGTGCTATTCGAAATGGGGGGAGAGTTCTCTGAAACAGTGCAGATGGCCTCAGTCCACTCCGCCTCCAAGGGCTACATGGGAGA GTGTGGCCTCCGTGCTGGATATGTGGAGCTAGTGAACATTGACCACACTGTGATGCCTTTTGCCGAGTGGCTGATTGGCACAAAAATCTGTGCACCGGTGCCAGGTCAGGTTGCGTTGGACATCATGGCGCGTCCTCCTCAACCTGGAGACGCTTCTTATGTCCAGTACACACAG GAGGTCCAGGCCATTCAGGAAACTCTGGTTCATAATGTACGCCGAGCTCAGGAGGTTCTAAACAGTCTGCCAGGCATGAGTTGCCAGTTGCCAGAGGCAGGAATATTTGTCTTCCCTCGCTTGCAATTCCACCCACAGGTGGCGGAACATGCCAAG GCTGGAGTAGATGCTGACCTGCTCTACAGTAGGAGATTGTTGGAAGATTCCGGGGTGTGTGTCAGTCCTGGGTGTGAATACGGTCAGCGGGATGGAACACACCATCTCAG ACTATGTGTGCTGATCCCCACCAACACGCTGGACGAGATGCTGACACGCCTGACACGCTTCCATCTCCGGTTCATGGCGGAGTTCTTTTAA
- the LOC111850019 gene encoding alanine aminotransferase 2-like isoform X1 — MFGLGTINPNVRAIGGSQEHDLHRRAAQIRAELQQGVSKPFSDIIDVSSGDSHLTGMMPVTFVRQVIAACLCPALIHSDDLPVDVRRRAQDLLAQLDGESMGSYTDSCGAPNVQCSVAEFITRRDGGVPASPQNIFICGGSQRALALLLEILIPNDGPPYTGVLTPVPTYKTFTMLLEETGTVMVPYQLCEEQGWVLQIDELRRALRDSRGHCSPKVLYVINPGNPTGHVQTMKSIAEVIQFAAEEELFLLADEVYQDTVHGDNSEFISYKRVLFEMGGEFSETVQMASVHSASKGYMGECGLRAGYVELVNIDHTVMPFAEWLIGTKICAPVPGQVALDIMARPPQPGDASYVQYTQEVQAIQETLVHNVRRAQEVLNSLPGMSCQLPEAGIFVFPRLQFHPQVAEHAKKAGVDADLLYSRRLLEDSGVCVSPGCEYGQRDGTHHLRLCVLIPTNTLDEMLTRLTRFHLRFMAEFF, encoded by the exons ATGTTTGGCCTTGGTACAATCAATCCGAATGTTCGGGCGATAGGAGGATCACAAGAGCATGACCTGCACAGACGAGCAGCCCAGATCAGAGCTGAGCTGCAGCAA GGTGTGAGTAAGCCTTTCAGTGACATCATTGATGTCTCATCTGGGGACTCCCACCTGACCGGCATGATGCCCGTGACCTTCGTGCGACAG GTGATCGCGGCGTGTCTTTGCCCGGCACTCATCCATTCAGACGACCTGCCTGTGGACGTGAGGCGGCGAGCCCAGGACCTGTTGGCACAGCTCGATGGGGAGAGCATGG GTTCATACACAGATTCATGTGGAGCACCcaatgtgcagtgcagtgtgGCTGAGTTCATCACCAGGCGAGACGGGGGGGTGCCTGCATCCCCTCAAAATATCTTCATCTGTGGAGGATCCCAGAGGGCCTTGGCG CTACTTTTGGAAATTCTCATTCCTAATGACGGGCCACCTTACACTGGGGTTCTAACACCAGTGCCAACATACAAAACGTTCACCATGCTCCTGGAAGAAACGGGCACTGTGATGGTACCTTATCAGCTGTGTGAGGAACAGGGCTGGGTGCTGCAAATAGATGAGCTGCGGAGAGCCCTCCGAGACTCAAGGGGGCACTGCAGTCCCAAAGTACTCTATGTTATCAACCCAGGGAACCCCACAG GTCATGTGCAAACTATGAAATCAATCGCAGAGGTTATTCAGTTTGCAGCTGAAGAGGAGCTCTTTCTTTTAGCTGATGAG GTGTATCAGGACACAGTGCATGGAGACAACAGTGAGTTTATCTCCTACAAAAGGGTGCTATTCGAAATGGGGGGAGAGTTCTCTGAAACAGTGCAGATGGCCTCAGTCCACTCCGCCTCCAAGGGCTACATGGGAGA GTGTGGCCTCCGTGCTGGATATGTGGAGCTAGTGAACATTGACCACACTGTGATGCCTTTTGCCGAGTGGCTGATTGGCACAAAAATCTGTGCACCGGTGCCAGGTCAGGTTGCGTTGGACATCATGGCGCGTCCTCCTCAACCTGGAGACGCTTCTTATGTCCAGTACACACAG GAGGTCCAGGCCATTCAGGAAACTCTGGTTCATAATGTACGCCGAGCTCAGGAGGTTCTAAACAGTCTGCCAGGCATGAGTTGCCAGTTGCCAGAGGCAGGAATATTTGTCTTCCCTCGCTTGCAATTCCACCCACAGGTGGCGGAACATGCCAAG AAGGCTGGAGTAGATGCTGACCTGCTCTACAGTAGGAGATTGTTGGAAGATTCCGGGGTGTGTGTCAGTCCTGGGTGTGAATACGGTCAGCGGGATGGAACACACCATCTCAG ACTATGTGTGCTGATCCCCACCAACACGCTGGACGAGATGCTGACACGCCTGACACGCTTCCATCTCCGGTTCATGGCGGAGTTCTTTTAA